Within Rhodovulum sp. MB263, the genomic segment TTTGAAGGATCTCGCCATCGCTGGCATTGGGCTTGCACCATTAGCGAAGCATTATTGTCGTGCCGAGATCGCGTCCAAACAGCTAGCGCAGATCGAAATCAGCTCCGCAACGCCACAGATGCACTACGAAGTACTATCCCGAACGTCCAGTATCTCGCCAATCAGGGCTGTTGTGGTCGAAGCCTGTTGCTCGGTTTGTAGAGTTTAGGTGAATACCTGTCCCCAACGGAGTTTTTGACCACGACCGCCGCGACAGCGCTCGAGACTCTTGCGGTCTCCGCGCTGTCGCTCAACACTGCAAATCGACCGGAAATTTCTGGATCAACGCGGCCCTAGTTCAGGGGGAAGGTCAAGGTCACTCGGAAGCCTGCAGGGAAAGAGGCCATTCCTTCCGAGCTTCGATGTCGCGCAACCGGACCGGGTGACGACCATGCCACGTTCAGTTTTGCACGATCATTTTTGCAACGAGTTCGGCTGCATTCTGCACGCCCAGCTTTTTCATCACCGAGCCGCGATGCACTTCGACCGTCCGTGGCGAGATGCCCATGGCAAGGCCTGTTTCCTTGCTGGTGTAACCATTCACGATGTAGCGCGCGACCTCGCGTTCGCGGGGGGTCAGCGTGGCCGAATTCGGCGGACGGTTCTCGAGATGTTCGAAGGTCCAGACCATGAGCCGAAAGGGATCCCCCGGGGTCAGGGTCCGCCCGGATGCCCGCGTCCAGATGATCTCTCCGCTGCGGCACTGCATGAAGCGCTCGTCGGTATAGCGTGGACGCTCGTCAAGCCAGCGCCGCCAGCGTGAACCGGTTTTCTCGTAATCCACGCTTGAGGGGTAGAGCGCCCGGATCGACCGGCCTTCCAGCTCGTCGCGGGTCCAGCCGAAGATCCGTTCGATCTCGGTATTGATTCGCTGGATCACCCGGTTCGACAACACCATCAGACCGATGGGCGCATCCATGAAGCCGGTAAGGTTGAGATCTGCGTCGGATATCTGGTCGTAAGCCATCGGTCGCCCCCTTCGCTGCATCTGCATCTACGTAAGTGCTACGTATATTTCTACGTAGTTTCACCAATATCTGCCATGCGTTTTTCACATCACTGTCGGGGCTGGAGGACGACATATGACGCAGGACATCTTTATCATCGGCTCCGGCCACACCCGTTTCGGACGGCTCGAAGACACGCTTGAGGATATGATCGTAGAGGCGGCGCGCGAGGCGCTGGAAGAGGCTCGGATCCCGCCGGCGGAAATCGATGCCGTGTTCCTCGGCCACTTCAATTCCGGGTTGGTGCCTGACGGTTTTGCCTCCTCGCTGATCTTGCAGGCACATCCCGACCTGCGGTTCAAACCGGCGACGCGCTGTGAAAACGCCTGCGCCTCTGGCGCTGCTGCGTTTCATGCCGGGCTGAATGCCATTACCGCCGGACGCGCCCGCAACGTGCTCGTCGTCGGCGCCGAGAAGATGACCCATCGGCCGACCGCAGATGTCACCGCCGCGCTGGCGGGGGCCGGGTATCAGAACGACGCAGCGGAAGCGGCGCTGAGCTTTCCGCAGGTCTTCGCCATCGCGGCCGGGCAATATGCCGACCGCTACGGCGACCCGATGGACGCCATGGCGCAGATCGCGGCGAAGAACCATGAAAATGCGATGAAGAACCCTCTGGCGCATATGCACAAGCCGTTGAGCCATGAGTTCTGTCGCGAGGTGAGCGACAAGAATCCGCTGATCGCGCCCCCCTTGCGGCTGAGCGATTGCTCGCTGGTGACGGACGGCGCCGCCGCCATCGTCCTGAGTGCTGCGGATGCCCATGCCCGGGACGCCACCGCCCGCGTGCGGATCGCCGCTGCCGAACATGTTTCCGATTACCTTCCCATGAGCCGCCGGGATTTCGTCGCTTTCGAGGGGCCGGAACGCGCCATTCGCCGCGCCTATGAAATAGCGGGCATCACTGTCGACGATCTCGATTTTGCGGAGGTCCATGACTGTTTCACCCCGGCGGAACTGCTCATCTACGAGGCCATGGGGCTTGCACCGAAAGGCCAGGGCGCGCGCGCGCTTGATGACGGCACGGTTCATGCCGATGGCCGTACACCCGTGAACCTCTCTGGCGGGCTCAAGGCCAAGGGGCACCCGGTGGGCGCGACCGGCGTGTCGATGAATGCTCTGGGCTTCCGGCAACTGACCGGACGCGCCGGCGACATGCAGCGCAAGGGCGCGGAATGGGGGCTGACCTTCAACATGGGCGGTGCCGCCGTCGCCAATTACGCCACGATCCTGCAGGCCGACCGCGCCTGACAGCAGACGTTCCAAGGATTTCGAAGACGATGAACATCGCGAACTGGCTATATCAGACAGCCTTGTCATGGCCTTCCCGCCCGGCGCTCTATGAGGGCGACAGCCTGCGCCAGACCTATCACGCCTTGCTGCAGGCGACCTGCGACCGGGCTGCGTGGATGCAGGCGGTGCATGCGATCGAAAAGGGCGACCGGGTTGCGATCTTTGCCAAGAATACCCCGGAATATATCGAACTGCTGCATGCTTGCTGGTGGCTCGGAGCCGTCGTCGTGCCGGTCAATTGCAAACTGCACCCGCGCGAGGCGGAGTGGATCATTCGCGATTCCGGCGCGGCCCTGACCCTGACCGAAAGCGGCAAGGTCTTCGCGGATCGACAGGACATCCGCGAGGCCGCTCTCGGCAGTTCCGTCTCCGGGACAAAAGAGATCGTGCCCCCCGCCCGGGTCGGGGATCGCGACCTGGCCTGGCTGTTCTACACCTCGGGCACGACGGGCACCCCCAAGGGCGTCATGCTCAGCCATGACAATCTGCGGCACATGACCTTGTGCTATGCGCTCGATGTCGACACCGCCCGGCCCGAGGATCACATGCTTTACGCCGCCCCGATGTCTCACGGCGCGGGGCTCTACATGTTCGCGCAAATCCGTGCCGGAGGCGCACATCTCGTGCCCGCCTCTCATGGCTTCGACAGCGACGAGATCATCGCCCTTGCGAAGACCCGTGGCAATCTCGTGTTCTTTGCCGCTCCGACCATGGTCAAGCGCCTGATCGCCAAGGCAAAGCAGCAGGGTCATGACGGGACGGGCTTCCGGACGATCATCTATGGCGGCGGGCCGATGTATGCTCATGACATCGACGAGGCGCTTGCCTGTTTCGGGCCGCGTTTCGTGCAGATCTACGGTCAGGGCGAGACGCCGATGACAATCTCCGTGCTGCCGCGCGATCTGGTGGCGGATCAGTCCCACCCGCGCTGGCGCGCGCGCCGCGCCTCGGTCGGCATTGCGCAGGGGGCCGTGACCCTTGCGGTTCTTGGCCCCGACGGAACCTCCTTGCCCCCCGGTCATACCGGAGAAATCTGTGTGCAGGGGCCGACGGTGATGACAGGCTATTGGCGCAACGAGGCGGCCAGCGCAAAGGCGCTGCAGGATGGCTGGCTTCGCACCGGCGATCTCGGCCATCTCGACGAGGACGGCTTTCTTTACCTGACCGACCGTTCCAAGGACGTGATCATCTCCGGCGGCACCAAC encodes:
- a CDS encoding LuxR C-terminal-related transcriptional regulator; the protein is MAYDQISDADLNLTGFMDAPIGLMVLSNRVIQRINTEIERIFGWTRDELEGRSIRALYPSSVDYEKTGSRWRRWLDERPRYTDERFMQCRSGEIIWTRASGRTLTPGDPFRLMVWTFEHLENRPPNSATLTPREREVARYIVNGYTSKETGLAMGISPRTVEVHRGSVMKKLGVQNAAELVAKMIVQN
- a CDS encoding class I adenylate-forming enzyme family protein; this encodes MNIANWLYQTALSWPSRPALYEGDSLRQTYHALLQATCDRAAWMQAVHAIEKGDRVAIFAKNTPEYIELLHACWWLGAVVVPVNCKLHPREAEWIIRDSGAALTLTESGKVFADRQDIREAALGSSVSGTKEIVPPARVGDRDLAWLFYTSGTTGTPKGVMLSHDNLRHMTLCYALDVDTARPEDHMLYAAPMSHGAGLYMFAQIRAGGAHLVPASHGFDSDEIIALAKTRGNLVFFAAPTMVKRLIAKAKQQGHDGTGFRTIIYGGGPMYAHDIDEALACFGPRFVQIYGQGETPMTISVLPRDLVADQSHPRWRARRASVGIAQGAVTLAVLGPDGTSLPPGHTGEICVQGPTVMTGYWRNEAASAKALQDGWLRTGDLGHLDEDGFLYLTDRSKDVIISGGTNIYPREVEEALLAHPAVFEIAVIGEPEPDWGEQVVAYIVFEPGKSASVPELDSWCRQQIAAFKRPKRYLFVEELPKNSYGKVLKSDLRSGKGAATATA
- a CDS encoding thiolase domain-containing protein; the protein is MTQDIFIIGSGHTRFGRLEDTLEDMIVEAAREALEEARIPPAEIDAVFLGHFNSGLVPDGFASSLILQAHPDLRFKPATRCENACASGAAAFHAGLNAITAGRARNVLVVGAEKMTHRPTADVTAALAGAGYQNDAAEAALSFPQVFAIAAGQYADRYGDPMDAMAQIAAKNHENAMKNPLAHMHKPLSHEFCREVSDKNPLIAPPLRLSDCSLVTDGAAAIVLSAADAHARDATARVRIAAAEHVSDYLPMSRRDFVAFEGPERAIRRAYEIAGITVDDLDFAEVHDCFTPAELLIYEAMGLAPKGQGARALDDGTVHADGRTPVNLSGGLKAKGHPVGATGVSMNALGFRQLTGRAGDMQRKGAEWGLTFNMGGAAVANYATILQADRA